In the genome of Muntiacus reevesi chromosome 5, mMunRee1.1, whole genome shotgun sequence, one region contains:
- the AURKAIP1 gene encoding small ribosomal subunit protein mS38, with protein sequence MFLMRLTSQLLRAVPRAGCHGPWPVLGVLGRHACRPCYSTKPTDPSGVASLPGRRVHMELEEMLVPRKMSISPLESWLTIRYLLPRLNTGVPGTVSPAQLYECPPSQVGEGVEQGGKEVWDAPQMQCRNVLKIRRRKMNHHKYRKLVKRTRFLRRKVREARLKRKQMKFERDLRRIWQKAGLKEAPPGWQTPKIYLKGK encoded by the exons ATGTTTCTGATGCGCCTGACTTCCCAGCTGCTCAGGGCTGTTCCCAGGGCAG GCTGCCATGGACCCTGGCCTGTCTTAGGGGTGTTGGGCAGGCATGCCTGCAGGCCTTGCTATAGCACGAAGCCAACAGACCCAAGTGGGGTTGCCTCTCTCCCTGGCAGGCGGGTCCACATGGAACTTGAGGAGATGCTGGTCCCAAGGAAGATGTCCATCAGCCCCCTGGAGAGCTGGCTGACCATTCGCTACCTCCTACCCAGACTGAACACTGGGGTACCAGGGACTGTGTCTCCAGCCCAACTCTATGAGTGTCCACCCAGTCAGGTGGGCGAAGGGGTCGAGCAGGGCGGTAAGGAGGTCTGGGATGCGCCCCAGATGCAGTGCAGAAACGTGCTCAAGATCCGCCGGCGGAAGATGAATCATCATAAGTACCGCAAGCTGGTCAAGAGGACCCGGTTCCTGCGGCGGAAAGTCAGGGAAGCACGTCTGAAACGGAAGCAG aTGAAGTTCGAGAGAGACCTGAGGCGCATCTGGCAGAAGGCAGGCCTGAAGGAAGCCCCCCCAGGCTGGCAGACCCCCAAGATCTACCTGAAGGGCAAATGA
- the MXRA8 gene encoding matrix remodeling-associated protein 8 isoform X1, giving the protein MELRAWVLLWRLVLLQSSAVLLSSGPSGPAISDSSVVSESAVSWAAGARAVLHCQSPRMVWTQDRLHDRQRVVHWDLSGGQAGGRARRLVDMYSAGKQRVYESRDRGRLLLPPSAFKDGNFSLFIRAVEETDEGLYTCNLHHHYCHFYESLAVRLVVTDDPRATGAHWDGEKEVLAVERGAPALLTCVNRAHVWTDKHVEEAQQVVHWDRQPPGVPHDRADRLLDLYASGERRAYGPSFLRDRVAVEADAFARGDFSLLIDPLEPADEGTYSCHLHHHYCGLHERRVFHLRVTEPAARPPPPPRDSPGNGSSHSGAPGPGAGDPTLTRGRSVINVIVPEGRAHFFQQLGYVLATLLLFILLLITVVLATRQRRRGGYEYSDKKSKSKGKDMNMAEFAVASRDPALYRSEDIRLDYKNNILKERADLAHSLPPAKNIDLDKEFRKEYCK; this is encoded by the exons ATGGAGCTGCGGGCCTGGGTCCTGCTCTGGAGACTTGTGCTTCTGCAGA GTTCTGCCGTCCTTCTGTCCTCAG ggCCATCTGGGCCCGCGATCTCCGACAGCTCCGTGGTGTCCGAGTCCGCAGTAAGCTGGGCAGCAGGTGCCCGGGCGGTGCTGCACTGCCAGAGCCCGCGCATGGTGTGGACCCAAGACCGGCTGCACGACCGCCAGCGCGTCGTCCACTGGGACCTCAGCGGCGGCCAGGCTGGCGGCCGCGCGCGCCGACTGGTGGATATGTACTCTGCGGGCAAGCAGCGCGTGTACGAATCGCGCGACCGCGGCCGCCTCCTGCTGCCTCCCTCCGCCTTCAAAGATGGCAACTTCTCGCTGTTCATCCGAG CGGTGGAGGAGACTGACGAGGGGCTGTACACTTGTAATCTTCACCACCATTACTGCCACTTCTACGAGAGCCTGGCCGTGCGCCTCGTGGTTACCGACGACC CCCGGGCCACCGGCGCGCACTGGGACGGTGAGAAAGAGGTGCTGGCTGTGGAGCGTGGTGCGCCTGCGCTGCTGACCTGCGTGAACCGCGCGCACGTGTGGACCGACAAACACGTGGAGGAAGCGCAGCAGGTTGTGCACTGGGACCGCCAGCCGCCTGGGGTGCCGCACGACCGTGCGGACCGCCTGCTCGACCTTTACGCGTCCGGCGAGCGCCGCGCCTACGGGCCGTCCTTCCTGCGCGATCGCGTGGCGGTGGAGGCGGACGCGTTCGCGCGCGGCGACTTCTCGCTGCTCATCGACCCGCTGGAGCCGGCAGACGAGGGCACTTACTCCTGCCACCTGCACCACCACTACTGCGGCCTGCATGAGCGCCGCGTCTTCCACCTGAGAGTCACTGAACCAGCCGCccggccgcccccgcccccgcgggACTCCCCGGGCAATGGCTCCAGCCACAGCGGCGCGCCCGGCCCAGGTGCAGGAG ATCCCACGCTGACGCGAGGCCGCAGCGTTATCAACGTCATCGTCCCCGAGGGCCGGGCCCACTTCTTCCAGCAGCTGGGTTACGTGCTGGCCACCCTGCTGCTCTTCATCCTGCTGCTCATCACGGTCGTTCTGGCCACCCGGCAGCGCCGCCGTGGAG GCTACGAATACTCCGACAAGAAGTCCAAGTCAAAGGG GAAAGACATGAACATGGCAGAGTTTGCTGTGGCCTCCAGGGACCCGGCTCTTTACAGGAGTGAGGACATTCGACTAG ATTACAAAAACAACATCCTGAAGGAGAGGGCTGACCTGGCTCACAGCCTCCCGCCTGCCAAGAACATCGACTTGGACAAAG AGTTCAGGAAGGAGTACTGCAAATAA
- the MXRA8 gene encoding matrix remodeling-associated protein 8 isoform X2 gives MELRAWVLLWRLVLLQSSAVLLSSGPSGPAISDSSVVSESAVSWAAGARAVLHCQSPRMVWTQDRLHDRQRVVHWDLSGGQAGGRARRLVDMYSAGKQRVYESRDRGRLLLPPSAFKDGNFSLFIRARATGAHWDGEKEVLAVERGAPALLTCVNRAHVWTDKHVEEAQQVVHWDRQPPGVPHDRADRLLDLYASGERRAYGPSFLRDRVAVEADAFARGDFSLLIDPLEPADEGTYSCHLHHHYCGLHERRVFHLRVTEPAARPPPPPRDSPGNGSSHSGAPGPGAGDPTLTRGRSVINVIVPEGRAHFFQQLGYVLATLLLFILLLITVVLATRQRRRGGYEYSDKKSKSKGKDMNMAEFAVASRDPALYRSEDIRLDYKNNILKERADLAHSLPPAKNIDLDKEFRKEYCK, from the exons ATGGAGCTGCGGGCCTGGGTCCTGCTCTGGAGACTTGTGCTTCTGCAGA GTTCTGCCGTCCTTCTGTCCTCAG ggCCATCTGGGCCCGCGATCTCCGACAGCTCCGTGGTGTCCGAGTCCGCAGTAAGCTGGGCAGCAGGTGCCCGGGCGGTGCTGCACTGCCAGAGCCCGCGCATGGTGTGGACCCAAGACCGGCTGCACGACCGCCAGCGCGTCGTCCACTGGGACCTCAGCGGCGGCCAGGCTGGCGGCCGCGCGCGCCGACTGGTGGATATGTACTCTGCGGGCAAGCAGCGCGTGTACGAATCGCGCGACCGCGGCCGCCTCCTGCTGCCTCCCTCCGCCTTCAAAGATGGCAACTTCTCGCTGTTCATCCGAG CCCGGGCCACCGGCGCGCACTGGGACGGTGAGAAAGAGGTGCTGGCTGTGGAGCGTGGTGCGCCTGCGCTGCTGACCTGCGTGAACCGCGCGCACGTGTGGACCGACAAACACGTGGAGGAAGCGCAGCAGGTTGTGCACTGGGACCGCCAGCCGCCTGGGGTGCCGCACGACCGTGCGGACCGCCTGCTCGACCTTTACGCGTCCGGCGAGCGCCGCGCCTACGGGCCGTCCTTCCTGCGCGATCGCGTGGCGGTGGAGGCGGACGCGTTCGCGCGCGGCGACTTCTCGCTGCTCATCGACCCGCTGGAGCCGGCAGACGAGGGCACTTACTCCTGCCACCTGCACCACCACTACTGCGGCCTGCATGAGCGCCGCGTCTTCCACCTGAGAGTCACTGAACCAGCCGCccggccgcccccgcccccgcgggACTCCCCGGGCAATGGCTCCAGCCACAGCGGCGCGCCCGGCCCAGGTGCAGGAG ATCCCACGCTGACGCGAGGCCGCAGCGTTATCAACGTCATCGTCCCCGAGGGCCGGGCCCACTTCTTCCAGCAGCTGGGTTACGTGCTGGCCACCCTGCTGCTCTTCATCCTGCTGCTCATCACGGTCGTTCTGGCCACCCGGCAGCGCCGCCGTGGAG GCTACGAATACTCCGACAAGAAGTCCAAGTCAAAGGG GAAAGACATGAACATGGCAGAGTTTGCTGTGGCCTCCAGGGACCCGGCTCTTTACAGGAGTGAGGACATTCGACTAG ATTACAAAAACAACATCCTGAAGGAGAGGGCTGACCTGGCTCACAGCCTCCCGCCTGCCAAGAACATCGACTTGGACAAAG AGTTCAGGAAGGAGTACTGCAAATAA